The DNA sequence TGCTCCCTCACTGGGTCATGCCTTTCTCATGTCTTCTTTACTTGTTGGGTCCGTTGTACCCTTTTTGTAGGATTTATCTTCCTTTGAAAGTAAAAAAGGGATTCTGCAAGAGTTTCTTTTTAGCTGGTGTTCAGCTTTTCAGCATTAAcattgatcataataatttattgagattAGAGATCTATCAATGTGCATGATGTTGCTAAGAAATTGCAGGTAAGCTGCTACATCCAATCAACGgagacgcgagagagagagagacgtgacAGAGAAGCAGACTTCGACTTGGGGGATGGGTGGTTCTTTGTGCGCCTTTGGATGGATGAAGTCAGCAGCATTACGTAAGGCTTGTCATGCAATGACGGGTCGTAAGTCTTACGTGTGATGATGTCAGGAAGATGACGCTTGTCTCGGAGGGGGAACAAATGCTCGTTcaggaggatgatgatgatgatgatgagctgTCTTGACGTATAAACAAATATATCCATCCTTCTTTATGACACATTAAAATTGTAGAGATTAGCTATCCCGTCAACTTCCAATTTGCCAACTTATAGTAGCATAGTTTGCAAAAGTGTTCTTAGATCATCGTTAGATTCTATGAATACTTCGCATAGATTGctacaatttctttttttttaatataaataattattgtCTACATTTCgaactatatatatttttattttagataCTGTGAGCTTTTAGCCTTCTGCAAATAAATTAATTTCTTGATGGGTGACCGACCTATCATGGATTAGCTTAATCGATATCTGGTTTtatataatctaaaatgagagtttgacTAAAATAAGACTGGTcttcacaaaagaaaagaaatatgaaGCACCGTTTTAATTTCTTAGAGTTTTTAGCTCAATCCAGGAAGCTTCCTACCTATGAGAAATGTCGGAATTGGTAGGACATTGCCCGGCTTTTGTTTTGTATGTTGACCGGAGTTGACCAAGTTATGGCTCTCGCGAGTCTTAGTCAATGAATTTATAGAAAATGCACACTGCGTAGACTCGAGATTTGTGACATGGGATGCATGATTCGATCCAACTAATAGTCTGCATATGCTACGAGAGCATTAAATTTAAGGAACTAATCAAGAAAATATAAGTCACATCTAATGATGTGATCGAGTCATTTGTCCTTTAAAGTTAGTACAATAAATTTaaagaatattatatataaagAAAGACATGCCGGAGACTTTCCGAGGTTCATCGTACTATTGTGGAGGGTGTGAATGTCGCATGGTATTGGGTGAAACTTACATGCATATGATGTCGAGTTTACTTGTGGAATCTCCTCCGATGGCTACATAGTAAGGTAAGAGAAAGAcaggttgaaattattttttagtcTTGTCGTATCCATGTGGAGATATAATAGCATCTCATCAGAGAATAAACATATTTCTTTTATAAAGgataaataatgaagataaatTTTGATCTTGTAATGCTCTAACAAAGTCTTTATTACTTAGACTAGTTAAtacttttttttcaaatatattaaataaaatttcaaacattCTATATTTGATGAGTAAGTCTATTACACTATTACTGGATTAGTATTTTAGGTGCTAAGTATGTCAGGTAAGGTTATCATCAGGCCAAATATTTTAGATATCATCTTAAAGAACATTCTCTGTTTACTTACAAATCTTATTGTCTCGGTTTGTAGGCAAAatgaattacttttttttttataatagttgAAATTTCTTAAATTGGAGATAGATTAGTTAGAATTTGGTTTTACCGACAATATTATCTATTAACAGTTAAACCTCTTTAGTATTTCAATCCttagatttaaaaatatatattgaaatccctataaaagtgaaatatttagcttCATTTACTATAATGTCATCAGATATAtcgatgaaagcaagaaaacgataataaaaaaagataatttcaacatcccAATTATGTTTTTAATGGTGACGGATGATACTGTTGCTGTCGCTGCGGTTCACATATGGATATTGTGGATGAGGAGCGAGAGTGACGACCAGAGATGAGATGACACAGATGTCAATGCTATGTAACTACATCAATGTCTCTTGGTAACTACGTTGACGCCGACGTAGATATAGAGCGACGAAAGGATCGTTCTGACATATGCATTAGTGCCAACATAGATGCAGAGAGATGTTGCCCTTCCTTGCATTATTGTTGATATCGATGTAGATGTAAAGTGGTGCTAGTTTGCATTTGTGTCAAGTGACCCTTTTGTCGTTTGACAATTGTGTTGGCACCATGTAAATGTAGAGCAACATCGCTCTGCATTTGTGTCATCATTTCATCTTTCGTCATCGCTTTCCTCCTCATTCATAAAAACAACATACAATCCCTAGCAATGCCATTATTAATCACCAACTAAAATATAACTATGATGTTGAAATGATATTTTTGCCCATTGTTTATGTACTTTCGTTGATAAAACTGATAGTGTTATGATAAATAGAactagatatttcacttttataactataaaaattttaatataaaatttttaaatttaattattgagatataaaaaaaatattaactatcaaataatatgtaattagcccataaTATATTCATATCTTATATCAATGGTATTGAGATAGAAGATTTACACACTTATCCGTGTTGTTTTCACATGCATATTATTCTCACATCAACATCAATTTGTCGTTTCCATGGATCACATCAGGAAATGGTACATTAACACGATTCCCGTCATTTTGGTGGATCGGAGTCTGGTCATTTTTTATGTCGTCGATGCTGGAGTTTAAGCATCGCATGTGCATGTTCTTCCAATAATACATATACATGTGATTAGGAGCATAAATAAATGAAGTCTCAGTTCAGTTCGGCAAAAAGAAGAAGACAAGCAGACACCCATGACAAAGGAAATTAACATCGAGTTGGGCATGTGATTCATGTGACAAAGTGGAGAGACGTGCCGACGAGTCCACCATGATTCCTCTGCCGCAGCAGGATGCGGAGCTGAGCCCTTTGGCACTCCAAGTTGGACTCGCCCAGTGCCACTCGCCCTTCCTTCGCAGGCCTCTGCGTCCTCCCCACCTTGGGGAACTCCACGAACCCTTTGATCCCCCTCCTTATGTGCGGGTTCTCCACTTCCCTCCTCTGCTGACCATGTTGACCGCTTTGACTTTGATCGCCACCCTTGTTCTCCCCCTCTCGCTTGCCTTGCCCGGCTgccgtcgtcgtcatcgtcgtcgtcgtcgtcatctgcTGCAGCTTCTCCTCCATCACCAGCTTCGCCTCCAGGAGCTTAATCTGCACCCTCTCCTCCCTCCACAGCTCCGCGATCTGCAGCATCCGCCGCTCCTCCTCGATCTCCCTCGTCACCCGCTCCACCTCCTCCTGCCTGCTCGCCAGCTCCTCCTCCAGCCGCCTGCGGAGCCCCTCCGCCGCCTCCCTCGCCCGGCGCTCCTCCGCCAGCTCCCGTGCCAGCGCCTTGCTCGTCGACTCCGCCTTGCACCGCATTCTGCGCTCCTGCTCCAGCTCGGCTTTCAGCTCCTCGATGCGAGCGTGTGCCAGCTCCACCTCCGACCGGGTTCCGTGGCAGTCCATCGAAAGGTTGCGTGGAAGAAGGAGAGCTTCAGATCGCGTCCAGTTATAGACTCGGTGATGTTGGGGACAATCATCGCAACAGATAAGATcgcgagtgtgtgtgtgtgtgttgtcttGGGACTCACAGGTAAGCAAAGTAGCAATCCCCTTTTGTAGCaaagagagaggaagaaaagaagagcaCATGGATGGAGCATCCACCTGCCATCAACTTTAGTAGGTGGAGGAAGGGGAAGAGGTAGGGTTTATCGCATGTTCCCTCACTTTGCTCACAATGCCTTTCATTATGGCTGTCGTTGCGCATGCACTAATTTAGATGCAGTCCTAATCTCTAGCTTGCTAATTAAGATGGATTGTAATTCTACTCAAGATTTGTAGGGTGTTGTGATACTATCTATTTGTTGAGGAATAGGatcgaaagaaaaaggagaaaataaattcatacattaatactataacataaaaaagaaaacCCAAGAAAGAGTTATCCTAACCCCAACTCTCAATGACTATCTTAATAGTATAACTAGAGTTCAAATTTCTGAATATACCAATTTAATACTGATATGATAAGAAAGGTGTGAAGTGGTTCATGTTTCAACGTCACGATAACCAATATCTCAATTCTACATGATCGATATCACAACACTATAGGGCTAACACTTAAGTACTATATGATTGACACCTTAACATAACATGACTGACATTTCATCGTCACATGACTAACATTTCAATCTCACATGATAGATACTTTAATACTATATAGTCGATACATTAGTACCACATGACAAATATCTTAGTGTCACGTGGTTGACATCTTATCGGCACTTGATTGATACCTCATCACAACATGATTAATACATGGTCGACACATGATCGATGCCTCAACACTAAGCTGAGTTGGTGGGATATTATCGTATATTGAATTCTATGCACACAATGATGATTAAACCCGAGAGAGAAACAATCATTTTTTATAGTTAGTATGGATCCTAAAAGTAACATACATAAGAGTCAAATCTTTCAAACttagaattaatttaaatattaaaggAATATTATTGAGAATACCCCAACGCAGTTAAGTAGAATGAAAAAATAATTCGATTGGCTCCGAATTAATATCCGTATCAAATAATTAACAAATATTATTTCAGAAAAAACTGTATTTTGATTTTGGCAAGAGTGTGAACAGCGTGACATGACATTTATTAATATAGGAAAGTAGGTACGGAAAGAAGAATAAATTTACATAAGGTGGGTAACACCTGCAACACAAAGGGAAACATGAAATCGAGGAGTGTGAAGACTAATATTCCAACAGTACGTTTACATTGGAAGAAGTTTCGAGTGCTCTAATTATGCACACATACATCAGTGCTAGCTAGCTGGGGGCAAGTTTCTGCACTGTACTTCCAATGCGTTTGTGTGCATATTATCATATGAAATTTTCTTTATGATTTGATTCTACAAGCACTTGTTAAAGCTTGTGTAATTTTACTAGAGATGGATTGGCCTATCAAAGTGCCATGATGTGGATCTGGATTTGCCAGCACAAAAGCATGGTTATCTTGCTATTGATGGGCCTCCATCAAtggtcttttttttctttgaatgagTCATTAATATGAATGAATTAGAGTAAGATGATTTTGCTTTTAGAAGCTACACATATGAATGACTTCGACCCGAATAGACAAATAGGTAATGTATTTTCTTACGGTAAATGAGTTTGATATTATCATAGGGACGTTAATATATTCCTGTAAGAAAATTTAAgaccaaaaatatttttctaaagaaACACAAGGAAATTAATACGGAAACGAAAGTTGTCAAAAATTTTAGTAATGATTTCTCTTAGTATTTTGGTATTTTTTGACTTAGAACTTTCAGTGTAGAAAATTCTTAAGACTTGAGAGAGAGATTGAGTCAAAGATCAAAACCTTACATTCTCCCAACAACATTTACTATCACCAACTTCATAACgtttaagaattaattcaaatttataatatttaaaccataataaatttttttaatgataataaataaaatatttaataataatgattaataaattaaaatatttaaactataataaatgaagaaattgattataatgaatgatgaacttgagaatggTTATATTCTTCCACTTAGTCAATacatttagcttaataatttaaattaatcttatcaAATAActctcttaagaaataaatatatgaatcataGTGATAAGTCATCTAAGAATGAGTATTATCATCtatgtatcatgatgtattttgtttcttaagaattaattttaatgtggtaatattacttaatgaataaatctTATATTTATTCTTCGTCCAAtacaaatatattttctcaaattaatatgcagaaaaatatcataatatataagagtttcaatacaaTTACAAAGTGAAACCAAGTCTTATTTTCTCtatatgatccttgaattttagaggtggcatatatttagtcaaaggatcagtaatcatcaattcagtgctaatatgcttaatgaccattttttttttttacacgttctcttatggttaaatacttaatgtcaatgtgtttatttcgattttttacttttattatttttagccataaagataacaattgaattatcataaattttttttaatgatattgaAATACAATCTAGGATTCTAAGCACAGAAATGAAATCTTAAGCTATACACCATGTGAAATAGCCTCAAAACAAGAGACAAACTCAATTTCCATAGTAGAAGTAGCAGTTAAGGTCTGCTTTAcagttctctaagaaataactccactagccatcataaaaatatatcataatattgatttacgagaatcaacacaaccgatgAAGTCTGCATTTGAGTAGTCAATCACATCTAAATTgtctgtatatctatatataagtaTGTATCTTTGGTTTCTTGAAGATACCTTATTAGTTTCTTTTGCGGCTCTCCAATggtccatacttggattactctgatatcgacctagcatccccatagcaaatgcaatatcaggtctagtacagtcaTGGGCATATATAAGGCTTCATACAGTAAAAGTATATGTAATGTTTTTCATTTATTCCCTCTCaaggttgttctttgggcattagtttaaattgaacctatcacctttcacaatttcACTATGAGAGTAATACTCGATAAACAATCCTTCATTTGAAATTTTTCTTAAAGTTTATTGATAtatgtttcttgtgatagacctaaaatgtctCGAGgtttatctctatggatcttaatccaATGACATatacttcacccatatccttcatatcaaaatttttagaaatgaattATTTTATCTTATGCAACAAACTCTTATAGTTGGCTATAAGCCAAAttcaaatgaagaaatcacttgatccatgagattttcaataaattcaaatgaagaaatcacttcatgaaatttaaaatactatTGGCAAGAGACTTGTTTTAAGCTATATATAGACAttttaagcttacaaaccaagtgttcaccaacactagaggagaaaccttcaatttattttatataaatcttttactttaggtctccattaagaaatatcgttttcatatccatttgttgcaactcaaggttaAAATGAGCGACCAATGTTAAAATGATACGAAGAGAATCTTCT is a window from the Musa acuminata AAA Group cultivar baxijiao chromosome BXJ2-1, Cavendish_Baxijiao_AAA, whole genome shotgun sequence genome containing:
- the LOC135598084 gene encoding protein BRANCHLESS TRICHOME-like, whose protein sequence is MCSSFLPLSLLQKGIATLLTCESQDNTHTHTRDLICCDDCPQHHRVYNWTRSEALLLPRNLSMDCHGTRSEVELAHARIEELKAELEQERRMRCKAESTSKALARELAEERRAREAAEGLRRRLEEELASRQEEVERVTREIEEERRMLQIAELWREERVQIKLLEAKLVMEEKLQQMTTTTTMTTTAAGQGKREGENKGGDQSQSGQHGQQRREVENPHIRRGIKGFVEFPKVGRTQRPAKEGRVALGESNLECQRAQLRILLRQRNHGGLVGTSLHFVT